TCCCGATTTTGTTCGCGCCGGTTTCAGTGAACCACAGATTCCCGTCCGGACCTGTGGTGATGGCGTGTGGCTGGCTGCCAGGGGTAGGAATAGAAAACTCGGTGAAGCCGCCGGTCGGCGTCACCCTCCCGACTTTGTTCGCGCCGGTTTCAGTGAACCACAGATTCCCGTCCGGACCTGCCGCGATGCCCCACGGCTGGCTGGCAGCGGTAGGGACAGGAAACTCGGTGATGGTTCGCACCTCGGCTGCAGCGGTGATTGCGACAAGCCCCGCAGCAATTGGAAATACGAGAAACCTCATTATTCTGATGCCGTCACGTCCGCGGTGCCGAACGTTGGCGATCAGCCGCGCGGCGCTCTGGCCGCGTCGGCGGGAACGGCTGAGTTAGCGCTCTCATGGGATTCTTGTACACGAATCACACGAGAGATTGCGTATGCGGGGCCACCGAAGAGGTAGTATCCCAGATCGGCGAAGGCACCCATGGTGAGCAGCCCAGGGCAAATGCCCCAAAGCGCACCTTCTGCCACTGCGTGGTCCTGCTGAATCCAGAGTGGACCCGTCGCAGCACCGATCGGAACGCCAACCACAGCCAACGCAAGACCAATTGGAACTCCCAATCCCACGCCAAGAAGAAGTCGTCCGGTTTGCGCGGCGTATCGAACCGGAGCCGGGTCATCGTCGTAGGTCCTGGCTGGCTTGCCCCCGCATGGGAGCACATTCGCAGCCGCGGATTCGGAGAGCATCAGGACGAAGAGGATAGCGATGAAACGCATGGCGCTGTCCGGGATCGTTTCTCCCTCGTGGTACGGTAGTGCGGCCACGACGTCGGTAAGGCCGCGTTCAGCAGCGAATGAGCGAAGCCGAGTTCGAAGCCCAACTAAGCCGTCGAAGCGACGGAAAGTGTTGTGGCTCGGAAGCGTGGGATCCGCGTTGCATTCAAAACGGATCTCCGCCGCGGTCGGGAAGCGACCGAGTTTTCGGACGATTCGAGCGGCGGCGTCGAGCACCGGTTCGTCAGGCAGGCGAGGGTTCATTCGCTGCGGCTCAAGGCCCGCTTCGCGAACTGCTGCGCTCCACGTAGTCCACCAACGTCCACTCCAGTCCGACTCGCGAATGCCAGTGGCGGCGAAGAACGCCGTCTTTCCCGGCGCCACGCCGCCGTTCTCGGCAGCGGTTCGGCGAATCTCACGGAGAACATCGTCCTTCGTCAACATGTCCAGCTAACGTCGTGGATCAGGCGCGGCGGGCGAACCACCACTGCGCTGCGATCGAAGCAGAGCTGACCAAGGGAGCAAGCTCCCCGCCGTCGCCTGCAGCCGAGAGTTAGGCCAGTTATCCATGCGCCTGAATCAGTGGCCGCAACTCCTCGATGGTCAGCATCTCGCTGCCGCGGTGAATCATGGTGTGGCAGTTCGGGCAAATCGGTCGCAGATCCGTGATGGGGTCAATCTCGTATTGCTCACGGATCTCGGACAGCGGCTTGAGATGGTGAACGTGAATAAAACCCTGACCGAGCTGACCATACGCCTTTTCGAAATCGAAGCCGCACGCGCAGCAACGACATCCATAATGCTCGATGCACTGGTGCCGCGCGTATGGGTTGCGCTCGTAGCTGTTCACGGAAACCTGGCGCGTGGCGCCTTCGAAGAAACGTAAGGGTGCCGTGACCTCGTCTGCCAAGGAAATCGGTTGCTGCCCGTGGGCTGTAAGAAACCCCGACCAAGCGGTCTCCAATTCCTCTGCTGCAAGAGGTGGGATCGTGATACCGGACCCTTGAGTATGCCAGGGGAACCCAACAAGGTGCTCTGTCTGCAATTGGTCAATCGTCAAGATGCCATCGCGTTCGGGATGCAACAACGTATCGAAGCGTACGCCGATGAAGAGAGCTGTATCCTGACTACTCTCTTGGTCCCAGTGGGTGTCCTCGAACGTTTCCTCGTTGACGATGCCGGTCGCGACAATGCCCCGGGGAGCAACGCCGGTTCGCAACAAGAACACGCGGTCGCCTTGCCGGATGCGTTTGGTGTTCCCGCAGCTCCAGCGGCTGTCGAAAAAACCTTTGCGACGAACATCCTCGACGTTCTGCGCGAGATCTGCCCACGGTGACTTCTTCGGGTTCCATTTGATCAGGTACGTGGACATTCGGTGCTTACCGTTGGAAGTTCAACGCGATTTAGGCACTGCGTTCTTCTCGCTCAATCTCAGCTTCCTTTTGCGCGAGCCACTCTCTGACGATACGAAGGAGGCTCAGGTAGTCATCGTGGCCAACGATGGTTCGCGAATACGAGCTCGCCCGGAACAGAGAACTGTATCGGTTGATCACCGACAAGGCCCTGTCGATGAGTTCGTCAACATCCTCCCAAGACAGCTGTGCCTGATTCGGGGCTGCGGAAGCCAACAGCGAATTCGGATCACGGTGAGCCAGGGATAAGTTGCGCAGCACCACCAATTTCTTGACAGTCGGATCGGCGGCGGCGACCGACTTCTCATCCAGACTGAGCTGGGTGGCATCAGGCCGGCGCGGGTGTTTCGCGAGACTCATTACAAACGGGTTCCCCTTCAATCGCTGGCGAAAGTTGCGCTCTTCGAACAGGTGCAGATTCTCCGCAATGAGCCGAAGCCAAGTCCGGAGGCTGAGCGAGTCATTCCGCTGATCGTAGAGCCTCGCCAACCGATAGAGAACTACGTCCGCATGGGAACGCATCGTTAGCCACCAGAACGTCGGAGTTTGTGCGAACTCGCGCCGGTGCTGCTCCGTGGCCTTCACCAGACCCTCGTACAGATGCCTGTGATGCTGGGAGTCGAGCGCGTCACTAGCTACGGCTTCAAGAAGTACCTCGAACTCCTTCGCGTCTCGAATCTTCATCGGATCACGTGTTGCCTAACACCAACGCTGAGCTACCGGCGCAGGATGCTCGCGAGTGGCAGCTAAGTTCATGCCGGTTAGCTCCAGCGTTTCGTTAGACATAACGCGATGGTCACAATCATTCACCCTGGCTCCTGCTGTTGGCAGGTGTCTGGCGCCTTGTTGCCTGTTCCTTTTGACCATGACGGTGCCGTGTAGCACCCGGGGTCGAATGGCGAGCGGCACGGGGGATATATTTCCTCGACTCCGGACACTCGCCGGTCAGGCCCTGGCCTTCGCACAGGACGATACGCAACCGAGCGATGCGCTCCGCAGTGGCGTGGTCGACGCATTGCTCATAAACTAAGGGGTCGATTGATCCACCCTCGGCAAACGCGGCCTCCCACTCGCAATCTTTGTTGATGAACTCTTGCCAGCTCTTCTGGTTGGCTTCGAGCCGTGCCCATTGCGTGGGTTCTGTCGTTGCCAGTTTCTCTTGGAACTCGCGAATGAGGCGTTCCAGTGTTTGCCGTTGCGCTCGCGTGTCTCGCCCCGCGCAGATGTTCATCTCCGTCTGAGTGATGACCTCTCTCTCCGTCCAGTTTTCACAATCAAGCGTCTTCGGGTCTATCGGATGCTGGGCGGAGAGTGGCAGCGCTGGCAGTGTTATCACCGCTGCGACAACGAACAGACGTAGCAGACCGTGGGATGACATCTTCATTCTCGCGCAGTCTAACTACTATTCGACTCCCGAATGAAATCCGCAACTCCCGCGGATCCTGCAGCATAGCGCCCCGCTGCCATGCGCCTGCCATAGGGCACAACCCGCTTGGAAGTCAAACGGTTAGGACACTGCTGCTCACCCGCTTTCTCGGCGCGCTAGGCCGCGGCAACCGCGGCCTAGCGCGCCGCGGGCGGACCAGCCCCCAGCCGGTCGGCGGGGCTCTGCACACCCCGGCCGCCGCGATTCAAGACGTGCGTGTAAACCATCGTCGTCTTCACATCCCGGTGGCCGAGTAACTCCTGTACCGTCCGAATGTCGTAGCCTGCTTCTAAAAGATGGGTTGCAAAACTATGCCTGAGAGTGTGCGGGCCGACTGGCTTGACCATCCCAGCCTGACGCGCCGCCTCGTGAATAGCCCGCTGGAGGACCGACTCGTGCAAATGATACCCGCTGCGGTGGGCCGAAGCGCGGATCGGCGCAGATGCGCGAGGCCGGAAACACCCACTGCCACCCCCACTCGCGATTCGCGCTCGGATACTTGCGCGCCAAAGCATCCGGCAGGACGACCCGGCCGTACCCGGCTGCCAGATCGGTTTGGTGCATCTTGCCGACCCGCTCCAGATGCAACCGCAGCCGCGGTATCACCGCCGACGGGAGCATCGTTACCCGATCTTTGTTCCCCTTGCCTTCCCGCACGAGAATCTCGTTGCGCGTGAAGTCGATATCCTTGACGCGCAGCCCCAGGCACTCCATCAGCCGCAGCCCCGTGCCATAGAGCAGCGTCGCCATGATCCAGTTGACTCCGCCGAGCCCGCCGAGCAGGGCCTCAACCTCCGGCCGGGTGAGCACCGTGGGGAGCCGCTCCGGCCGCCTGGCGCGGACCACATCGTCGAGCCACCCAGGATCACGCTCCAGGACATCCTTGTACAGGAACAGGATCGCCGCGAGTGCCTGGTTCTGCGTCGAGGCCGCAACGTGCCGATCGACGGCGAGCGCCGTGAGAAACTGCTCGATCTCTGGCTTGCCCATCTCCGCCGGATGCCGCTTGCGGTGAAACAGAATGAACCGCTTGACCCAGCCGACGTATGCCTCCTCCGTCCGATAACTGTAATGTCGCGTGCGAATGGCGGCGCACACTTGATCGAGGAGGCGCGGCTTGGTGGGATTGGCGGACGACATTGCCACCTGGTGACGGCGTGCCGACTCTGGCAGCGCCGATCCGCCCTTGCCCGAATCTAGCCCGATCTGGGCAGACACGAGTCGTAACGGACGAATCCGAGGATCTGTTGCGGCGATTGATTGCGACATGGCGACCTCCCTACGAATGAGGCGAAGATATAGCGAAGACGCAATTAAGTCAACATGACACGCAATGATGGACCAATGTGATGATCCAATACCCGTGATACTGCAGTCGAGATGAAGTGTGCGCGTGACGGATCTGGTCGATGCTTGGCCGGCACGCGGCAACGAATCTTTTTTTCAAAGCTTGCTTAGTGCCCTGAGTCAGAAGTTCACGGCGTAATCTTGGCGCTTGGATTCCTGTCATTCCCGCGAAGGAGACTGTCGATTTTCTCGAGACAGACCCTTCGACAAGCTCAGGGTGAGCGGAATTGTCTTTTAGATTCAATAACCCAACCGCTCGTGCTGAGCCTGTCGAAGCACTGTTCGCGCGTTTATCGACAGACTCGACGGCGGGAATCCATCTCTGTGACGGGCACTGCCCCCCGTCCATGGATGCCCGCCTTCGCGGGCATAACGCAGATTCCTTCCGAACGATCTATTCAACAAATTTACGATTCATGACACTAGAGAGGTCCGGCCGTGATCTTTTCGACCTCGATCCGGGTGCCGCGATCGTTCTGGCCCGGTGAATTGGAATTCGGCATGGCCCGCAGGTGGAAATACCCACCGGCGAGCTGGATCGGGTTGATCGGGCTGGGGATGGCCACCTGGTGGGAGCGATGGTCTGCAAACTGGAACGGCTCCCACGCATGGTAGACGATGACCTGCCCCGGCCGCACTGTGGGCGACACCTTCGCCTGAACATCAAAGGTCCCGACGTCGTTGTGCGCACGCACGCGGTCGCCGTCCTTGATCCCCCGCGCCTCGGCGTCCAGGCTGCTCAGGTACATCAGGGGCTCACCGCGCTGCAGGCGCAGCAGGCGCGGGTCCGGCCGCCACATGGTGTGGATCGACCAGCGCGTGTGTCCGCCGGTCATTTGCAGCGGATAGTCGCCGCCGATGGGCGGATTGTCCTTGTGCACCGGCAGCTCCTCGCCCAGCTCGAGGTAAAGCTCTTGATCGATGTAGAACTGTATCCGCCGAGTCATCGTGGGCCATACCATTTTCTTTTCGGTGTGCCAGGTGTTGGCCGTGATGGTCTCGTCGGGCTTGATATCGGTGGCGGTGCCGATGTTGACCATGCCCATGCCGACTCCGGTGAAGCGGGCGTACCCCTTCTCTTTGAGCTGTTCCCAACTCGTGCCCTTGAGATTACTCGCCAGCCCGACCATATCGCTCATGAATTTGTCGCTATCCTTTTCCATGTAGCGCCGGCCGAAGGTGAAGGTGTCGTAGATTGTATCCAACTTGCGCTCTTCACCGGCCCGATCGCGGAACGTCTTCTGCCCGCGCACGGCCGCTTGCTCCTGCATCGTCTTCAGGAGCAGGCAGTGCCACTCCCATTCGCTTTTGCACTCGCCCAGCGGCTCGACCGCCTTGGTCGTCGGATGGGCAAAGGGGGCGATCGGGGTTGCCCAAGTGAGATCGTCCTTCTCATAATAGCCGGCCGCCGGCAGCACGTAATCGCTCTGCAGCCCGGTAGTACTGAGGCGCCAGTCGATGGTGACGAGGAGCTTGAGCTTGGGCAGGAGATGCTTGACGAGTTGCGGGTAGCCGCGCACGCGGCGCAGAATGTTGCCGCCCTCCTCGAAGAAGATCTTCGGCTCGGTCTTCGGGGCAAGCTGCCAGCCCTTGTCGAACGCCTCCTGCACATACGCGTCGATGTCGCGTTTCAGCAAGGGGTCCCAACCGCGCGTATTGCCATACAGCTCGCGCAGGCCGCCGTGGAGGTAGAAGAACAGCACCGAGGAGACGACGCCGCCCTTGTCGTGCATCTCGCGAGCTTCCTGAAAGAGGAACATCTCATCGGTGGAGCCGTTCCACTTGGCCTTGAGGTATTTCGGCGCGTTCTGGGCCGCCATGGCGAGCATGCCGGCCTGCAACGGCAGGGCGGGGGCCAGCCCCATGGCTTCCGACGAATCGATGCTCAGGTACGGGAAGCCGTTCATGCCGCTGCCCTTCTTCCCCACGTGGCCGCACAGGGCGAGCACCAGAATCTGCACGCGCTCCATCTCGAGCCCGTGATAGAACTTCGGGAAGTTCGACTGGGTCAGAATGGTGGCGGCTTTCGCCTTGGCAATTTGGCGGGCAAGGCGGCGCAGCAGGTCTGGCGGCGTGCCGGTGATGCGCGCGGCGGCCTCCGGAGCATATTGCGTCAGGCGCTCTCGTAGCAGGCTGAACACCGGCGTGACGGTGACCTCGCCGGTCGTGGTGCGCACCTTGTACTCACCTTCCAAGGCCGGCTGCACACCTTCCAACTTGAGACTGGTCTTCGAGGCCGGCCGCACGCTCTTCGAGGTGAGATCGTACACGTAGAAGGTGTCGTCCGCCCCCTCTTTCTGGAGATCGCGTTGGCGCAGGAAGCGCCGGGTGTCCTTGCGTACCAGAAGCGGCAGGTCGGTCTGCTCGGCAATGAACGCGGCGTCGTACAGCTTCTCCTCGACAATCACATTGGCCATCGACAGGCCGAGCGCCGCGTCGGTCCCGACGTTCACCGGCACCCACAGGTCGGCGTGAATGGACGAGGCATTGCAGTCCGGCGCGATGGTGATGACGTGGGCCCCACGGTAACGGGCCTCGAGAAAGAAATGGGCGTTCGGAATCTGGGTGTAGACCGGGTTGCCGCCCCACAGCAGGATCACGTCGGAGTAGAACCAGTCGTCGGCCGAGCTGGCGAAGCCGATCTTCCCGCAGGTCACCGCCGCTCCAGGGTGGTGGTCGCCGACCTCCGCGTTCAAGTCGAGGAACGGCGTATCGAGCATGAACGCGGTGCGCATGAGTCCCACACCGTGGCAGCCGTTGGTCAAGGCCGAGCCCATATCCCAGTAAATCGCGCCGGGGCCCTGCTCGTTCATGACATCGAGCGTGGTGGCGGCGATGTCCTTGAGCGCCTCGTCCCAGCTGACCCGCTGCCACTTACCCTCGCCCCGCTGGCCAACGCGCTTGAGCGGGTACTTCAGGCGGTCGGGATCGTACATGCGGTGGCTGTAGCAGGCCCCCTTCTGGCAACCGCGCGGGTTATAGTCGGGCACGGAGGAGTTGGTCGCGGTATAGGTGGCGGCCTGCTCCTCGCGCAGGACCACACCATCCTTGACGTAGACGTTCCAGTTGCAGCCGCGCTGGTACCAGCAGTTGACGTGGTGGGTGCCTTTAACGACCTTGTCCCAGGTCCATCGCTGGCGCAAGACATCCTCCCACGTGCGGTAAGGCGGAACCGGCGGCAACGCGCCGGCCGTGGGATCCGCGGCGGGTGCGGCGGAGGCTCCGACAGAGAGGCGACCGAGCGACAGCGTCAGCGCTGCCGCACCGGTACTGCAGAGAAACTGCCTACGTGTGACGCTCATGACATCCCTTCATCGTCCCGGTGCCGGTTCCGACGCCGACGACACCACTTCCTCGTTGACCGCTGTCCGCACCCCTATGAGCCATACCGAGGCTGAACGTCAAGGTTAGCTCATAAATGCTCATAGATGCGGGCCGGGAGATATGAGATAGCAGCAGCCGAAAGCGTGATATTTCTCAGTGAGAATGCGGGCGCGGTACGAGGGTCGCGTCTGGACAATGGACTTTGACGTGCGGAAGCGGCAGACGAAGGGGGCTTGCGCTTCTCGATGAATGCCAGCTGCGCCGCCTTGATGTCCTGGCTCTCGCAGGCGGTCGCCATTAGCGCTTCGCAGTCGCGCCGCGCCTTCGCGGCGGGATGCGCTGAAAGGAGAACACAATGGCGATTCAACAAGGTGATAAATTCCGGTGTCCCGACGCGAACTGCGGTTGCGAAGTCGAAGTCACGAAGGGCTGCGCGAAACCCGGCGCGGGCGGGAACATGAAGCCGCATTGCTGCTGCGGCAAAGAAATGCAAAAAGTCTAAGCCGCGTCCGTCGTCCGCTCCGCATTGGGGCGAACGACGCTTCTTGTTCCGCTCGGTCGGTCATCGGCTACACGTGCTACCGCTCGCGGTCGAGCAGACCGCGAAGTTCCTTCTGAATCAAGGTCTGACGGTGCGGTCCTTAGGACTTCGTCGAGCCGGACGACTTC
This Candidatus Binatia bacterium DNA region includes the following protein-coding sequences:
- a CDS encoding HNH endonuclease; this encodes MSTYLIKWNPKKSPWADLAQNVEDVRRKGFFDSRWSCGNTKRIRQGDRVFLLRTGVAPRGIVATGIVNEETFEDTHWDQESSQDTALFIGVRFDTLLHPERDGILTIDQLQTEHLVGFPWHTQGSGITIPPLAAEELETAWSGFLTAHGQQPISLADEVTAPLRFFEGATRQVSVNSYERNPYARHQCIEHYGCRCCACGFDFEKAYGQLGQGFIHVHHLKPLSEIREQYEIDPITDLRPICPNCHTMIHRGSEMLTIEELRPLIQAHG
- a CDS encoding lysozyme inhibitor LprI family protein; its protein translation is MKMSSHGLLRLFVVAAVITLPALPLSAQHPIDPKTLDCENWTEREVITQTEMNICAGRDTRAQRQTLERLIREFQEKLATTEPTQWARLEANQKSWQEFINKDCEWEAAFAEGGSIDPLVYEQCVDHATAERIARLRIVLCEGQGLTGECPESRKYIPRAARHSTPGATRHRHGQKEQATRRQTPANSRSQGE
- a CDS encoding molybdopterin-dependent oxidoreductase; its protein translation is MSVTRRQFLCSTGAAALTLSLGRLSVGASAAPAADPTAGALPPVPPYRTWEDVLRQRWTWDKVVKGTHHVNCWYQRGCNWNVYVKDGVVLREEQAATYTATNSSVPDYNPRGCQKGACYSHRMYDPDRLKYPLKRVGQRGEGKWQRVSWDEALKDIAATTLDVMNEQGPGAIYWDMGSALTNGCHGVGLMRTAFMLDTPFLDLNAEVGDHHPGAAVTCGKIGFASSADDWFYSDVILLWGGNPVYTQIPNAHFFLEARYRGAHVITIAPDCNASSIHADLWVPVNVGTDAALGLSMANVIVEEKLYDAAFIAEQTDLPLLVRKDTRRFLRQRDLQKEGADDTFYVYDLTSKSVRPASKTSLKLEGVQPALEGEYKVRTTTGEVTVTPVFSLLRERLTQYAPEAAARITGTPPDLLRRLARQIAKAKAATILTQSNFPKFYHGLEMERVQILVLALCGHVGKKGSGMNGFPYLSIDSSEAMGLAPALPLQAGMLAMAAQNAPKYLKAKWNGSTDEMFLFQEAREMHDKGGVVSSVLFFYLHGGLRELYGNTRGWDPLLKRDIDAYVQEAFDKGWQLAPKTEPKIFFEEGGNILRRVRGYPQLVKHLLPKLKLLVTIDWRLSTTGLQSDYVLPAAGYYEKDDLTWATPIAPFAHPTTKAVEPLGECKSEWEWHCLLLKTMQEQAAVRGQKTFRDRAGEERKLDTIYDTFTFGRRYMEKDSDKFMSDMVGLASNLKGTSWEQLKEKGYARFTGVGMGMVNIGTATDIKPDETITANTWHTEKKMVWPTMTRRIQFYIDQELYLELGEELPVHKDNPPIGGDYPLQMTGGHTRWSIHTMWRPDPRLLRLQRGEPLMYLSSLDAEARGIKDGDRVRAHNDVGTFDVQAKVSPTVRPGQVIVYHAWEPFQFADHRSHQVAIPSPINPIQLAGGYFHLRAMPNSNSPGQNDRGTRIEVEKITAGPL